A genomic region of Candidatus Falkowbacteria bacterium contains the following coding sequences:
- a CDS encoding histidine phosphatase family protein has translation MPWPKTLILVRHAESEGNIMGVNERAQALVANYRFPLTPRGRQQAALTGSHLRRAFGEFDKHYCSYYERARQTLDIMFPDCKKIEDPRLAEGQRGIWHTMTLNQVKLRFPEEIERKEKEDLYHYRPLGGENWPDIELRIHSFLDMLQRDCGGQKVLVVTHGHWLILFQKIMQCLSIEEAMRQLDLGVFENASVMVYRTRNKPTDLRLSEKDIVPWQGLI, from the coding sequence ATGCCCTGGCCCAAAACACTGATACTCGTTCGACACGCCGAATCCGAAGGCAACATCATGGGGGTGAATGAGCGTGCCCAAGCCCTTGTCGCCAACTACAGATTTCCTCTCACACCAAGAGGCAGACAACAAGCAGCCTTGACCGGATCACACCTGAGACGCGCTTTCGGTGAATTCGACAAGCACTACTGCTCGTATTACGAGCGTGCCCGGCAAACGTTGGATATCATGTTCCCCGACTGCAAAAAAATCGAGGATCCTCGCCTAGCCGAAGGGCAGCGCGGCATCTGGCACACCATGACTCTGAATCAAGTAAAACTCCGCTTCCCCGAAGAAATCGAGCGAAAAGAAAAAGAGGACCTATATCACTACCGTCCTCTTGGCGGAGAGAATTGGCCGGATATCGAACTGCGCATCCACAGTTTTCTTGATATGCTGCAGCGAGACTGCGGCGGGCAAAAGGTGCTTGTCGTCACTCACGGACACTGGCTCATTTTGTTCCAGAAAATCATGCAGTGCCTATCCATAGAGGAGGCGATGCGACAGCTCGATCTCGGCGTCTTCGAAAATGCCTCTGTCATGGTTTACCGGACGAGAAACAAGCCCACTGATCTGCGCTTATCGGAAAAGGATATAGTGCCTTGGCAAGGGCTCATTTGA